GGCGGCCAGCCCCCGGTCCAGCGCGGCGAGGCGATCACGCGCCTCGACCAGGGTCTCGCCCCGGGCCGTCAGGCCGGCGAGACACTCCACCTTGTCGCCGGTACGGCGCTGGTCGCGCTCCGCCTCCTCGAGGCGGTGACGCAACTCGGTGATGTTGGTCCCGGAGTTGAGGATGACCTCCTCGATCAACTCCTCGCCCTCGTCGGTCTCGCCGCGGGTGGCGCCGGAGAGAATCTCCGGGGCCAGCACCTCGAAGAAGAAGGCCTGGTCGGCCTTCTCGCCGGCCCGGGGACGGATGGCGTTGAAGATCTGGCTCTTGTCGGCGCCGCCGTCCTTCTGGAAGGCGGCGAGCTGGGCCAGTTCCCGGCGCGAGACATGGGCTCCCACCGCCTCGAGCCACTCCTCGCGGTTGAGCGTCAGGCGAACGCCCTGGCGGCCCATGGCCGTCTTGACGTCGCTGTTGGCGTAGAGCGCCAGCTTGCCGTCGACGGTCTGGTGGTGCACCGGGACCTCTTCCAGTCGGCCGGTATAGTGATAGAAGGACAGGCCGCTGCCGTCGCTGTAGCCGTAGAAGCCGAAGACGAAGGTCTCGCCGGCGACCTCCTCGCCCGCCGCCGCCAGCATGTCCTCCTGCCCGCCCTGGCCACTGCGCGAGCGGAACTCCACCCGCAGGTGGCTCCAGCTGCGCCCCTGGCCGGCCACCTGGGTCGGCGAGCACTTACGGCGGGTCCGCGTCAGCAGCGTCTTGTCCCGGGACAGCAGCCCGATCAGCGCCTCGGCCAGGGTGGTCTTGCCGAAGCCGTTCTCCATGCTGATGGCGCTGGACTGGCCACGCAGGTCGAGCAACAGGTGACGCATCTTCGCCTCCCAGGGAGACGCCACGTCGCCGTGCTTGTTGAGCAGGTTGGCCACCTCGATCCGGTTGATCACGCTCATGCCTCGCCCTCCTCGGCATCCTGTTCCTCCCCGGCCTCGGCCGGGACGGCGCCCGGCTCCTCGAGCCGTCCCTCGGCCAGGGCCTGCAGGTGCCCCAGCTGGTGAATGCCGACCTGCTCGCTCTCCAGGGCGCCGAGCAGGGTCTGCTGCCAGACCTCGCCCCCCTCCTCGGCGGCCTCGCGCAGGGGTTCCAGCAAGCCGGCGCGGACCTGCAGGTCGATGAAGGCCCGCACCCGCCGGCTGATGTCCTCGCCGCGCTCGTCGAGCAGCGACAGGTTGGCCGCCGGCACCGTCTCGCCGAGGCCGCGCAGGGCCTCGAGCTGGTCGCGCATCAGCTCGACCAGCTCGGGCGCCGAGAAGGTCGCCTCCTGGTAGCGGCTGACGTCCGACAGCGCCCGGTTATAGCGGGTATAGAGCAGGGTGTGCATCAGCAGCCACAGCTGCAGGTACCACTGGGCCAGCTCGCCGCGGCTCTCCTGACGCAGGCGCAGGGCATCGAACACCGGCTCCCGGGTGTAGAGTGGCGGCTGCTCGAGCTCGGGGTCGGGCAACAGCGCATAGTACCGCGAGCCCGGAGCGATGCCCGGGTAGTCGCCGGCCTCCAGGACCCGCAGCCGCAGGCCCTGCCCGGCCAGGAAATCGCGCAGGGCCTCGCGCTCGGCATCGCTGGCATCGTCGATCAGTGCGCAGACATCGCGCTCGGAGAGCTGGCCTTCCCGGGCCGCACGGCGCTTGCGGCCGCTGCCCGGCTGGCGTTCGGCGCTGCGGTAGCGCAGCAGGTAGGCGACCACCTCGCCCATCTCGGTCATGTTCATTGCGGAGCGTCCTGTTGCGTGGCAAGGAGCGACCCGTCGGCCGCGGCGGCGAGTCTCAGGCTGGGCGTCACGTGGCCCTCGATGCGTCGACCGTCGGGCAGGTCCAGCCGGAAGGGCCGGGCCTCGATGCCCACCGCCAGGGCGTCGTCGAGCTGCTGGGTGTCGACGAAGACGTTGAGCAGCTGGGGCAGGCAGTCGGCCTCCTCGAAGCGGTGCCAGCCCTCGGCCAGCGCCTCGGGCAGCGACAGCGGCTGCCGCGCCACCCGACGCCGCAGCGCCGGCCCCCGGGCCTCGAGGAAGCGCGCCAGCAGCGGGTCCTGGGGGCGGGCGTCGTCGGTCTCGTCGAACACCAGGGCGGCATGGCTGGTCTCGGCCCGGCGCGTCTCGAGCAGGGGCAGCAGCGGCGCCAGGCGCGGCACCGCCACCGCCTGGTGGAAGGGCATCATGCGCTTGACCAGCGCCGCCTGCAGCGCCGGCTGCGGCGAGGCGGTCAACAGTTCACGGGCCAGGCCGGCGAAGTCGACCACCCCCATGGACTGGACGCGCCCCTCGGCGATATCGGCGAGCAACTCCGAGAGGCGCCGCGACAGGTTCTCGATGGCGGTGAGCACCCGGCCGATGGCGCCGGACAGCATGCGCAGGTCCCAGTCCTCGGCCTGGGCCTCGCGCCAGGCCGCGAAGCGTTCCATCAGCCGCGGCGTGCCGAGCTGGGCCCGGGCGTCGAGCAGCGTCTGCTGAATGCTCGACAGGGCATTGTGGTAGTGCCGCTCGTTGTCCAGCAACGCCGAGAGCTTGCCTTCTCGGGTGGGGTTCTCGCGAACCCGGCGCAGTTCCTGGGTCAGGGCACGAATCGCCAGCAGGATCTGGTTGGTGATGTCGGGAATCCGCGCGAAGTCGCCCCGCGCCAGCGCCGCCAACACCTTGGCCGCATCGTATTCGGAGTACAGCAGGTCCTCGACCTGACCGGCCAGGGTCACGGCCTGGCGGCCGCTGGGCGTCAGGCGCACCTGGCCGGTCTGGCCCTGCTTCTCGATCAGCGCCGTGCGCTTGGTGCTGCGTCCGCCCCGCGTCGCCTCCTCGGCGCGGCCCGTGCCGGCCATCGGGGCTGCCTGACGCGCCTCGGCTGCCGGGGGAGCCTGGCGCGCCTCCGGTGTCGGGGACGACTGGCGAAAGTGCAGTTCGCTGGGCGTGGCCAGCAGGTTGATGACGAACGCCAGGTCGTCATGCACCAGGTCGGGATAATAGCTCTTCAGCCAGGCCAGGCAGCGGGCCTGGGAGACGAAGGCGCTGTTGGTGGCGAAATCGACATCGAGCAGGTATTCCAGCAGCAGGCAACCGAGATCCAGCCAGTAGCCGTCGCGCCAGCCCCGCCGAGTCTCCTGGCTGACCTGCACGAAGGGGGAGCCCGGCTCGTGGGCACTGTCGTGCAGGTCGATCAGCCGCGTGGTGGCGACGAGCAGCTTGCTCCATGCGGTCATGTGACATCCTTGGGACCCGTAAACGGCCCATTATGCCAAGGGGAGGCGGTGCGGGTCATCGCCCCGGCGAGCGTGTATCCTGAGGCCCCCTTCGTGACGGCCCAGGAGTGCGCATGACCGCCATCGACCAGACCCTCGAGCGGGTCTTCGGCTATCCCGACTTCCGCCCCGGACAGCGCCCGGTGATCGAGGCCGTGGTGGCCGGTCGCTCGGCCGCGGCGATCTTCCCCACGGGCTCCGGCAAGTCGCTGTGCTACCAGCTTCCCGCCCTGCACCTGCCCCACCTGACGCTGGTGATCTCGCCGCTGCTGGCGCTGATGCAGGACCAGCTGGACTTCCTGCAGCGCCACCAGGTCCCGGCCGCCAGCCTGGCCTCCGGCCAGAGCCGGGAGGAGGTCCAGGCCGTGATGGAGGGGGTGAGCCAGGGACGGATCCGCGTCCTGATGGTCTCGGTCGAGCGCCTCAAGAACGAGCGCTTCCGGGCCTTCATCCGCCGCGTGCCGCTGTCGCTGATGGTCGTCGACGAGGCCCACTGCATCTCCGAGTGGGGGCACAACTTCCGTCCGGACTACCTCAAGCTGCCCGAGGTGCGCCGCGAGTTGGGCATCCCCCAGGTGCTGCTGCTGACGGCCACGGCCACGCCCAGGGTCATCGACGACATGTGCGCGCGCTTCGCCATCGAGGCCACCGACGTCACCGCCACCGGCTTCTATCGTCCCAACCTGGACCTGCAGGTGGCACCGGTGCCCGCCGAGCAGCGCCCCCGTCGGCTGGTCGACTGGTTGCGCCCCCGCCTCACCCAGGCCACCCCGCGGCCCTGCATCGTCTACGTGACCCTGCAGCAGACCGCCGAGCGCATCGCCGCCTACCTGCAGGCCGCCGGCCTGCCGGCGGTGGCCTATCATGCCGGACTCGACGGCGAGACGCGCACCCGACTGCAGGACGATTTCATGGCCGGCCGGGCGCCCTGCATCGTCGCCACCATCGCCTTCGGCATGGGCATCGACAAGGCCGACATCCGCGCGGTGGTGCACTACGACCTGCCCAAGTCGGTGGAGAACTACAGCCAGGAGATCGGCCGGGCCGGCCGCGACGGCGCCCCCGCCGAATGCCTGATGCTGGCCGGGGGGGACCACCTCAACGTGCTGGAGAACTTCGCCTATGGCGACACGCCGGAGCGCGGCGCCATCGCCCGGGTCATCGAGATGCTGCCGCCCGCGGGCCAGGCCTGGGAGTTCACCCTCAACGCCCTGTCCCGTGACAGCGACATCCGCCCCCTGCCGCTCAAGACCCTGCTGGTGCAGCTGGAGCTGCGCGGGGTGATCCGGCCACGCTACAGCTATTTCGCCGAGTACCGTTTCCGGCTGCTGGAGGACGCCGAGGCGCTGGTCGGGCGCTTCCAGGGCGAGCGTCGCGCCTTCGTGGAGGCGATCCTGGCGGCCTCCTCCCGGGCCCGCACCTGGTACAGCCTGGACTTCGCGGCGCTGGAGCGGCTGGGCGGCGAGCGCGGCCTGGATACCTCGCGGCGGCGAGTGATCACCGCCCTGGACTACTTCGTCGACAAGGGCTGGCTGGTCCTGGAGACCCGCCAGATGACCGAGGTCTTCGAGGTGGTCGAGCGCGTCGACGCCCCAGCGCTCGTCTCGGCCCTGCATGACTACTTCGTCGACAAGGAGCGCGCCGAGATCGCGCGCCTGCACGCCATGCTCGCGCTGTTCGAGACCGACGGTTGCCTGACCCGACGCCTGGCCGACTGGTTCGGCGACACCCGCGCGCCCGAGCGCTGCGGCCACTGCTCGGCCTGTCGCGGCGAGGCCGCCCGCTTGCCGACACCGCCCCGGCCCACCCCCCTGGACGCACTCGACATCCAGCGACTGTGTGCGCCGCTGCGGGATCGCCTGGTTGATGCCGACGAGGGGGACGCCGCCACGCCGGCCCTGCTGGCCCGTTTCCTGTGCGGCCTCACCTCCCCGCGCCTGACCCGCCACCAGGCCCGTCGCCTCGACGGCTTCGCCGCCCTGGAGGCTTATCCCTTCGCCGAGGTACGCGACTGGCTCGTGCAACGGCCGACGGGATGACGCCTCACGGCCGGCGACGCAGGGCCAGGGTCGCCAGGTGCACCGGTAGATAGACCACCAGGGGCCAGCCCAGCATCAGTCCGACGAGATACACCAGCGGATCCAGGCTCGCCTGTGGCTGACCGAAGGGGCCCTGCACCCAGTTGATGTTGCGCTCGGGGTCGGTGACGACGTAGCTCAGCGGAATCACCACCCAGGTCAGGGCGACCTGCCATCCCAGGCCGCGGCGGTCGTAGCCCAGCCGCCACACGCCGTAGCCCGCCACCAACGGCAGCAGCAGATGGAACAGCGAAAGCAGCCGAAAGGCCAGGGGGCGGGCGGCATTGAACATGTACTCGGTCCCGCCGATGGGATGCACCCCGGTGGCGAGCGCCACCGCCACATCCACTGCCCACAGCACGCCCACCAACGTCACCGCCAGCCACTGGGCGGAGATCAGCAGACGGCTCTCGGTCCAGAGGGCGACCAGGATCAGGAAGCTCGCCAGGTCGCACAGCCACAGGAAGTTCTGCCAGCCCAGCACCCGGCCATAGAGCGTCGCCCAGATGACCACCCAGAGCGTGAAGGCGAGCTTGAGCCACAGCGGCAGGCGGCCGCGCCTCGGGACCAGGCCGCTCATGCCTCCTCCGTGCCGATGCCGTGGCGCTTGAGCTTGTTGGCGATGGTGGTGTGGGAGACCCCCAGCCGTTTGGCAAGCTGGCGGCTGGAGG
The Halomonas sp. M4R1S46 DNA segment above includes these coding regions:
- a CDS encoding ATP-dependent DNA helicase RecQ; translation: MTAIDQTLERVFGYPDFRPGQRPVIEAVVAGRSAAAIFPTGSGKSLCYQLPALHLPHLTLVISPLLALMQDQLDFLQRHQVPAASLASGQSREEVQAVMEGVSQGRIRVLMVSVERLKNERFRAFIRRVPLSLMVVDEAHCISEWGHNFRPDYLKLPEVRRELGIPQVLLLTATATPRVIDDMCARFAIEATDVTATGFYRPNLDLQVAPVPAEQRPRRLVDWLRPRLTQATPRPCIVYVTLQQTAERIAAYLQAAGLPAVAYHAGLDGETRTRLQDDFMAGRAPCIVATIAFGMGIDKADIRAVVHYDLPKSVENYSQEIGRAGRDGAPAECLMLAGGDHLNVLENFAYGDTPERGAIARVIEMLPPAGQAWEFTLNALSRDSDIRPLPLKTLLVQLELRGVIRPRYSYFAEYRFRLLEDAEALVGRFQGERRAFVEAILAASSRARTWYSLDFAALERLGGERGLDTSRRRVITALDYFVDKGWLVLETRQMTEVFEVVERVDAPALVSALHDYFVDKERAEIARLHAMLALFETDGCLTRRLADWFGDTRAPERCGHCSACRGEAARLPTPPRPTPLDALDIQRLCAPLRDRLVDADEGDAATPALLARFLCGLTSPRLTRHQARRLDGFAALEAYPFAEVRDWLVQRPTG